From Opitutales bacterium, a single genomic window includes:
- the xseA gene encoding exodeoxyribonuclease VII large subunit, with protein sequence MELPVISVKELNQHIKLLIESSFPEVYVRGEVSNVRSQASGHTYFSLKDEDSQIKAALFRNAAPGNVHLVQHGKQIVVRGRLSVYEPRGEYSIVVNEVEEDGVGALQRRFEALKKQLHSEGLFDSERKRVIPAFPKRIAVVTSPSGAALRDFLGILRRRSWRGDVVVFPCRVQGQEAVEEIAQKVEQASEREDIDLTIVTRGGGSLEDLWAFNEERVVRALAVSETPSISAVGHEIDTVLTDFAADRRAETPSGAAELITSAFNDLNERFEYLSERFLERTVDRLRVRRQALDLFEQKLERQSPRNRIEREWMRLDDLENRIQSGSRMRVNELGRHLDQWFIRFNRHDPNLRIKHLQERVASLGQRLETCSAHQTLKRGFALVRDQQGNIVPSRRDVRRKKRLELQFHDGELPVQPLNDDDQLYMDL encoded by the coding sequence ATGGAACTTCCCGTCATCTCAGTAAAAGAACTGAATCAACACATTAAGCTGTTGATAGAGAGTAGTTTCCCTGAGGTCTACGTGCGAGGTGAAGTGAGTAACGTCAGGAGCCAAGCCAGTGGGCACACTTATTTTTCACTGAAAGATGAGGACAGCCAGATTAAGGCTGCGCTTTTTCGTAATGCGGCTCCTGGCAATGTTCACCTGGTGCAGCACGGAAAGCAAATTGTCGTGCGTGGACGTCTGTCTGTCTATGAGCCTCGTGGTGAATACAGCATTGTGGTCAATGAGGTAGAAGAGGATGGGGTAGGGGCTCTTCAACGCCGTTTTGAGGCTTTGAAGAAGCAGTTGCACAGCGAAGGGTTATTCGATTCTGAGAGAAAGCGGGTAATACCGGCATTTCCCAAGCGCATCGCAGTAGTGACCTCACCCTCCGGTGCCGCTTTACGCGATTTTTTAGGTATCCTAAGGCGACGGAGTTGGCGTGGAGATGTGGTTGTTTTCCCATGTCGCGTGCAGGGGCAAGAGGCTGTCGAGGAGATTGCGCAGAAAGTTGAGCAGGCTTCGGAGCGGGAGGATATCGACTTAACTATCGTAACGAGAGGAGGGGGTAGTTTGGAGGATCTGTGGGCCTTCAACGAAGAACGCGTCGTCCGAGCTTTGGCCGTATCTGAGACACCATCTATCTCGGCGGTGGGACATGAAATTGACACCGTATTGACTGATTTCGCAGCAGATCGTCGGGCGGAGACACCCTCTGGAGCAGCCGAGCTTATAACCTCGGCTTTCAACGACTTGAATGAGCGCTTTGAATACCTGAGTGAACGTTTCTTAGAACGCACTGTCGATCGGCTGCGTGTGAGACGACAGGCTTTAGATCTCTTCGAACAGAAGCTTGAACGGCAATCGCCACGTAATCGGATTGAGCGAGAATGGATGCGTTTGGATGATCTCGAAAACCGTATCCAGTCCGGGAGTAGGATGCGAGTCAATGAGCTGGGCCGTCACTTAGATCAGTGGTTTATTCGTTTTAACCGTCATGACCCGAACCTGCGGATCAAACATCTTCAGGAACGCGTTGCTTCATTGGGCCAAAGATTGGAAACTTGCTCAGCACACCAGACCTTGAAGCGCGGCTTTGCGCTGGTCAGGGATCAGCAAGGTAACATTGTTCCATCTCGCAGAGACGTCCGACGGAAGAAGCGCTTGGAGCTTCAGTTTCACGATGGTGAGCTCCCTGTTCAGCCGCTCAACGACGACGACCAACTCTACATGGATCTGTGA
- a CDS encoding ATP-grasp domain-containing protein: MKRGPVVWIPAVGRKVALARIWKQSLECLGGSLLGSDVDDHCSARGDTHCFIKSPRADAVEFESWVATTVEKYQVDWIVPVRESEFTFWSGWSGSIPRLLSKPEILNSWSSKSEAARWLHASTLPTPEILGADELESNVGKVIIKPNRGSGSQGIEIVDVMEVIKRQEIPRDFIIQRFVKGAEYTINLYFDPGGVCQAIIPHIRLAVEQGEVTFGRTVDDADLIALGERFAIATAGRCRGPINFQVIRDDTSGIALITDINPRFGGGYPLTHAAGGRFVDWILKQYITAVEQIDFRWKAGVALDRRGALLNKPFITGS, translated from the coding sequence GTGAAACGGGGCCCTGTTGTTTGGATACCGGCTGTAGGTCGGAAAGTCGCCTTAGCACGGATCTGGAAGCAGTCTCTGGAATGCCTCGGTGGTTCGCTCTTGGGCAGTGATGTAGACGACCATTGTTCAGCCAGAGGAGATACCCATTGTTTCATCAAGTCACCGCGTGCTGATGCTGTTGAGTTTGAATCATGGGTTGCGACAACTGTGGAGAAATATCAGGTAGATTGGATCGTCCCGGTTCGTGAGTCTGAATTTACATTCTGGTCAGGATGGTCGGGATCCATACCCCGTCTTTTGTCGAAACCAGAGATTTTAAATAGTTGGTCCAGTAAATCAGAGGCGGCGCGATGGCTGCATGCATCTACTCTCCCGACACCAGAGATCTTGGGAGCCGACGAGTTGGAATCAAACGTTGGCAAGGTGATCATCAAACCCAATCGCGGCTCAGGCTCTCAGGGTATTGAAATCGTCGACGTTATGGAGGTGATCAAACGCCAAGAAATACCGAGAGATTTTATTATTCAACGTTTTGTTAAAGGCGCAGAGTATACCATAAATTTATACTTCGATCCAGGGGGTGTCTGCCAAGCGATTATACCCCACATCCGTCTAGCGGTAGAGCAAGGAGAGGTTACTTTTGGAAGGACGGTTGATGATGCGGATCTGATAGCGCTGGGGGAGCGTTTTGCGATTGCTACAGCAGGCCGGTGCCGCGGCCCTATAAACTTTCAAGTCATTCGCGACGATACTTCGGGAATCGCGCTCATAACAGATATTAACCCTCGTTTTGGCGGTGGTTATCCGCTGACCCATGCCGCGGGAGGGCGCTTTGTGGATTGGATTCTGAAACAGTATATTACTGCAGTTGAACAGATAGATTTCAGGTGGAAAGCCGGGGTGGCCTTAGACCGGAGAGGAGCATTACTGAATAAACCGTTCATCACCGGCTCGTAG
- a CDS encoding diaminopimelate epimerase encodes MPFTKYHALGNDYLVLDIADAPEIYSEEQIERICHRNFGLGSDGILYGPLSTEEADFGLRIYNPDGSEAEKSGNGLRIFCRYLFDKGLVTDAPFTIWTLGGVVTCQVLEQGQSIDVEMGSVSFDSSVIPVVGHRREVINEPIELNGETYTYCAATIGNPHAVFPMDDISKELADRLGPLVEVHPNFPNRTNVQFLKVLDRHNIQIEIWERGAGYTLASGSSSSAAACVARKLGLVDGELTVHMPGGRLKIEIGDDFSVRMTGPTTRVGGMLFDSEAL; translated from the coding sequence GTGCCATTCACCAAATACCACGCCCTGGGCAATGATTATCTGGTTCTCGATATCGCTGATGCGCCCGAGATCTACAGCGAGGAGCAGATCGAGCGTATCTGCCACCGGAATTTTGGTCTGGGCTCTGATGGCATACTCTACGGCCCACTTTCCACGGAAGAAGCCGACTTTGGTCTACGCATCTATAACCCGGACGGCAGCGAAGCGGAAAAAAGTGGCAATGGTTTGCGTATCTTTTGCCGCTACTTGTTCGATAAAGGCCTGGTAACTGACGCTCCTTTTACAATTTGGACCCTCGGCGGTGTGGTCACCTGCCAGGTTTTGGAACAAGGCCAGAGCATCGATGTGGAGATGGGGTCTGTATCCTTCGACAGTTCCGTGATTCCTGTCGTGGGCCACAGACGAGAGGTCATCAATGAGCCCATTGAACTCAACGGAGAAACCTACACCTATTGCGCGGCGACCATCGGAAATCCACACGCTGTCTTTCCTATGGATGACATTTCCAAGGAACTCGCAGATCGCTTGGGCCCACTCGTAGAAGTCCACCCAAATTTCCCCAACCGCACCAACGTACAATTCCTCAAAGTCCTCGATCGGCATAACATCCAGATCGAAATCTGGGAGCGCGGCGCCGGTTACACCCTGGCTTCGGGTAGCTCCAGCAGCGCTGCAGCCTGTGTGGCTCGTAAACTCGGACTTGTGGATGGGGAACTCACTGTGCACATGCCCGGCGGAAGACTGAAGATCGAGATTGGCGATGATTTTTCCGTCAGGATGACTGGACCCACCACACGCGTCGGTGGGATGCTTTTCGACAGCGAAGCGTTGTAG
- a CDS encoding DNA polymerase, which translates to MTGAKEALVGVWVDKGGTIHRGWRSIDGHVYRETQEAGRFWLWATEGFDADSGEIEALKGAGRWNRLWSFGDFETYVETVRERDFRSVTEVLKPFEHQVLIAEKQRLFVGLGIDGVTRCQVDIETSCGRPGGFSDPTQKEDRVLAIGMRMRDKEVTLELEEETDQAERALLKLFGETLRKWNPDIVEGHNIFRFDLNFIKTRCRRFRVKTEWGRFGAEASFRNSRMRIAERWIDFPRCDIPGRTVIDTYLLVQVYDITARSLPGYGLKDVAIGLGVTTPDDNRTYIEGDAIAQVFREDREQFRAYLLDDLRETAGVADILLPTYLAQTQGFPILLQEATLRGTGGKVDLLFLDRYFHAKQALPDPLESHSFEGAFSHSFETGVFRHVLHYDVASLYPSLLLLIDRGPAADDLNAFIPMLRELRSERLEYKRLAKTADTDAERREYDARQSSYKILINSFYGYLGFPGAKFGDSDLAGEVTRRGRELLQTLVDTFRAEGCTVLEADTDGIYVSSETYFDKPEDLLARVSAPLPEGIDLEFDGSYSSMFCYKAKNYALAQDGKITIKGSALRSRGIEPILKDLTDSLLRYVLGLSTESPVERAEALEKEIDQLALPVERVVKTEFLSQNPETYRKVIEGGGKPRRASLEVALRLNPQPRMGDPVTYFLGLKEKGQTADWQRAQPVDAYDPITCPYDAKAYKKKIKDWLKRYAEFL; encoded by the coding sequence ATGACAGGAGCAAAGGAAGCCCTCGTGGGGGTATGGGTTGATAAAGGTGGCACCATTCATCGAGGTTGGCGGTCGATCGACGGCCATGTCTACCGCGAAACGCAAGAGGCCGGTCGGTTTTGGCTGTGGGCGACTGAAGGCTTTGATGCGGACTCGGGAGAGATTGAGGCCCTGAAGGGCGCCGGCCGTTGGAATCGATTGTGGAGTTTTGGCGATTTCGAAACCTATGTGGAAACGGTAAGGGAACGTGACTTTCGGTCGGTGACCGAAGTGCTCAAGCCTTTCGAGCATCAAGTGTTGATTGCGGAGAAGCAGCGTTTGTTTGTTGGACTGGGAATCGATGGTGTGACGCGTTGCCAGGTCGATATCGAGACCAGTTGTGGACGGCCGGGTGGATTTAGTGATCCGACTCAAAAGGAAGACCGAGTTTTAGCCATCGGTATGCGTATGCGGGACAAAGAAGTTACACTCGAGCTTGAGGAGGAAACGGATCAGGCTGAACGTGCACTCCTGAAGTTATTTGGCGAGACGTTACGGAAATGGAACCCAGATATTGTGGAAGGGCACAATATCTTCCGCTTCGACCTCAATTTTATCAAAACCCGCTGCCGGCGATTTCGAGTGAAAACTGAATGGGGGCGCTTTGGCGCGGAGGCCAGTTTCAGGAATAGCCGCATGCGCATAGCCGAGCGCTGGATTGATTTTCCACGTTGCGACATCCCCGGACGCACGGTCATAGACACCTATCTTTTGGTCCAGGTCTATGATATAACAGCGCGCAGCTTGCCCGGTTATGGACTAAAAGATGTCGCTATCGGACTGGGGGTAACAACACCAGACGATAACCGCACTTACATTGAAGGCGATGCCATCGCCCAGGTGTTCCGTGAGGATCGTGAGCAATTTCGAGCCTATTTACTCGACGATCTGCGTGAGACTGCTGGGGTCGCAGATATACTCTTGCCGACTTATCTAGCGCAGACTCAGGGATTTCCGATCTTGCTCCAGGAAGCGACGCTGCGTGGGACGGGGGGGAAAGTGGATCTGCTTTTCTTAGATCGATATTTTCATGCAAAGCAAGCACTCCCCGATCCTTTGGAGAGCCATAGCTTCGAAGGGGCATTCTCTCATAGCTTCGAAACCGGAGTGTTTCGGCACGTGCTGCATTACGATGTGGCATCGTTATACCCCAGTTTATTGTTATTGATCGACCGTGGCCCAGCTGCCGATGACCTGAATGCATTTATTCCTATGCTGCGTGAGCTGCGTAGTGAACGCCTGGAGTACAAGCGTTTAGCAAAAACGGCGGATACGGACGCTGAACGTCGCGAATATGATGCACGACAAAGCAGTTATAAAATCCTCATTAATTCCTTCTATGGTTACCTAGGCTTTCCTGGGGCAAAATTTGGAGACAGTGATCTAGCGGGAGAGGTGACACGCCGTGGACGTGAGTTGTTGCAGACGCTTGTCGATACATTCCGGGCCGAAGGTTGCACGGTGTTGGAAGCAGACACCGATGGTATCTATGTTAGTAGCGAGACTTATTTCGATAAGCCGGAAGATCTCCTCGCACGTGTGTCTGCGCCGCTGCCCGAGGGTATCGATTTAGAATTCGATGGTAGTTATTCCTCAATGTTTTGTTATAAAGCGAAAAATTATGCTTTAGCTCAAGACGGTAAAATCACAATCAAAGGATCTGCTCTGCGGTCACGGGGTATCGAACCCATTCTCAAAGATCTTACGGATAGCCTCCTGCGTTACGTCCTGGGCCTGTCCACAGAATCCCCGGTTGAACGCGCTGAGGCGTTAGAAAAAGAGATAGACCAACTGGCTCTGCCAGTGGAGCGGGTGGTAAAGACTGAATTTTTGAGTCAAAATCCCGAGACTTACCGTAAAGTGATCGAAGGCGGCGGTAAACCGCGTCGTGCCTCACTCGAAGTTGCGCTGAGACTCAATCCTCAACCTCGCATGGGGGATCCCGTTACCTATTTCCTTGGTCTCAAAGAGAAAGGGCAAACAGCCGATTGGCAGCGCGCTCAGCCCGTCGATGCATACGATCCGATCACTTGCCCCTATGACGCGAAGGCCTACAAGAAAAAGATCAAAGACTGGCTGAAACGTTATGCCGAATTCTTGTAG
- a CDS encoding HAD family phosphatase, whose translation MKQFDAVVFDMDGLLLDTERVALVASEVACEKIGVSFSREVYEACVGTKIEKTREILAEALEGQCGVDEYFAVWNEEFRLLADNGIPLRPGVLVALNYFRDLGWPMGVATSSSTETAERHLNAYELIGYFEVVVGGDQVTYSKPDPEIFLLAAERLGKSPERCLAFEDSNNGARSAHAAGMTVVQIPDQVPTADDVHKAGVIILESLESVPGYRF comes from the coding sequence ATGAAACAGTTCGACGCCGTTGTCTTTGATATGGATGGTCTGCTCTTGGATACGGAGCGAGTCGCCCTGGTGGCGAGCGAAGTAGCGTGTGAGAAAATCGGGGTAAGCTTTTCCCGAGAGGTCTATGAGGCTTGCGTAGGGACAAAGATAGAGAAGACCCGGGAAATTCTGGCTGAGGCGCTGGAGGGACAATGTGGGGTGGATGAATATTTTGCGGTGTGGAATGAGGAGTTTCGATTACTTGCTGATAATGGTATTCCTCTGCGGCCCGGTGTCCTTGTCGCTCTGAATTATTTCAGGGATCTTGGATGGCCGATGGGCGTTGCGACCTCCTCAAGTACCGAGACTGCGGAGCGTCACCTGAATGCCTATGAGTTGATTGGCTATTTCGAAGTTGTCGTGGGCGGGGACCAAGTGACCTATAGCAAGCCAGATCCTGAGATATTTTTGCTGGCTGCTGAGCGGCTGGGTAAATCTCCTGAGCGTTGTCTTGCTTTTGAGGATTCCAATAACGGTGCGCGCTCGGCTCATGCTGCAGGAATGACCGTCGTGCAGATTCCTGATCAAGTTCCTACTGCGGACGATGTGCACAAGGCTGGGGTGATCATCTTGGAGAGTTTAGAATCTGTGCCTGGGTATCGTTTTTGA
- a CDS encoding SDR family oxidoreductase, producing the protein METIVITGANRGIGLQLVKIFATAGYRVIATCRDMSKAASILALSSAQPIRVLPLDASDSTSIANFCSEVSDETIDILINNAGVKGNDPDRLTSSDADGWLEVMRINTIAPMEITQGLLPSLRRSQRPRVITISSQIGALELSGAGWHAYRSSKAAVNKVMQVIAQELRSDGIIVCPVHPGWVQTDMGGPTADLSVEDSASGLFDLITSMTIDHSGRFWTWDGREHPW; encoded by the coding sequence ATGGAAACCATCGTCATCACCGGTGCCAATCGAGGCATTGGACTCCAACTCGTTAAAATTTTCGCGACGGCCGGGTATCGTGTGATCGCCACTTGCCGTGACATGAGCAAAGCAGCTTCTATTCTCGCATTATCTTCTGCCCAGCCCATCCGCGTCCTACCTCTCGATGCAAGCGACTCTACCTCCATCGCAAATTTCTGTTCCGAGGTATCGGATGAGACGATCGACATCCTCATCAACAATGCCGGAGTTAAAGGTAATGATCCCGATCGCCTCACCTCATCGGACGCGGACGGATGGCTAGAAGTCATGCGTATTAATACCATCGCGCCTATGGAAATCACCCAGGGCTTATTGCCTAGTTTACGGCGATCCCAGCGTCCACGAGTGATCACAATCTCTAGCCAAATAGGGGCCCTGGAGCTTTCGGGAGCCGGATGGCACGCCTATCGCAGCTCCAAGGCAGCAGTAAATAAGGTCATGCAAGTCATAGCTCAAGAACTCCGATCCGACGGTATCATCGTCTGCCCCGTTCACCCAGGCTGGGTCCAAACTGATATGGGCGGCCCAACAGCTGATCTGTCAGTAGAAGATAGCGCCTCAGGGCTATTCGACCTGATCACTTCGATGACAATAGATCACTCTGGCCGCTTTTGGACGTGGGACGGACGCGAACATCCGTGGTGA
- a CDS encoding 2-hydroxyacid dehydrogenase, producing the protein MKIAVFSSKRYNRIFLSQINEAKHEIMFFEEALKAQTAKLAQGFDAVCIFVNDTVCAETIACLKSEKVGCIALRCAGFNNVDLKAAEAANISVFRVPRYSPHAVAEHTAALLLAVNRKIHRAHSRVREGNFSIDGLLGFDLHGKTIGLIGSGAIGTAMARIALGFGMRVLMHDPYPSAECQSLDVNWVGIPDLILQADIISLHCPLLPSTHHIIDDSLIEQMKTGVIIINTSRGASIDTKALIRGLKARKIGAVGLDVYEEEENLFFEDRSDQIIDDEVFSRLLTFPNVLITSHQAFFTEEALERIASVTLANLEAWKNGDPLENAVNSI; encoded by the coding sequence ATGAAAATAGCCGTATTCAGCTCAAAACGCTACAACCGTATTTTTCTCAGCCAAATCAACGAAGCGAAGCATGAAATCATGTTTTTTGAGGAAGCTCTTAAAGCTCAAACTGCGAAGCTGGCCCAGGGTTTCGATGCTGTCTGCATCTTTGTAAATGATACTGTTTGTGCCGAAACAATCGCCTGTCTGAAATCCGAAAAAGTCGGCTGCATCGCGCTGCGTTGTGCTGGTTTTAACAATGTGGACCTCAAAGCCGCGGAAGCGGCAAATATCTCAGTCTTTCGCGTGCCACGCTATTCACCCCACGCCGTTGCAGAGCATACAGCCGCGCTACTCCTCGCCGTAAACCGCAAAATCCACCGTGCTCATAGTCGAGTGCGTGAGGGCAATTTCTCCATCGATGGCCTCCTCGGTTTTGATCTTCACGGCAAGACGATCGGGCTCATCGGCTCTGGGGCTATTGGTACAGCAATGGCACGCATTGCTCTCGGCTTTGGAATGCGCGTATTGATGCATGACCCATATCCCAGCGCAGAATGTCAAAGTCTGGATGTAAATTGGGTCGGCATTCCCGATCTGATCTTACAAGCCGACATCATTTCTCTACACTGCCCCCTACTCCCATCGACGCATCACATCATTGACGACTCATTAATCGAGCAAATGAAAACGGGAGTGATCATCATCAACACCAGCCGTGGTGCCTCGATAGACACTAAAGCTCTGATTCGAGGACTGAAAGCGCGCAAGATTGGTGCCGTGGGCTTAGACGTCTATGAGGAGGAAGAAAACCTCTTTTTTGAGGACAGATCTGACCAGATTATCGACGACGAAGTCTTTAGTCGCCTACTCACCTTTCCTAATGTCCTAATCACCTCACACCAGGCTTTCTTTACCGAAGAAGCTCTGGAAAGGATCGCTTCTGTAACCCTAGCAAATCTTGAAGCTTGGAAAAATGGCGACCCCTTGGAAAATGCCGTGAATAGTATATAG
- a CDS encoding helix-turn-helix transcriptional regulator, with protein sequence MESIDYVLKSAHIFYCPPDFSYAFKDQLQSWSGYILGITLDGKGVFRRPGHEKILTRGETYLIHLHEHDYSIQNLTTDTWALAWIYFQPVSPHPPLKEHQCIPDILFVEQLLYRLTQSFKEKEKSVTQSWFSALLDLLSTPSKAKISLFENDQYHARRMNQLIRKVRAKPQNRWSIKEMAHIVGMSPTHFTRVFTRQIGQSPGRFLIETRLEMARSFLEISTMPVAEIAAKLGYHDAFAFSHQFKKYQGVSPKAWRDKSSG encoded by the coding sequence ATGGAATCGATCGACTACGTCTTAAAGAGTGCACACATCTTCTATTGCCCGCCGGATTTTTCCTATGCGTTTAAAGATCAATTACAATCGTGGTCTGGATACATCCTGGGGATCACACTCGATGGTAAGGGAGTTTTCCGACGCCCTGGTCATGAAAAGATACTTACTCGAGGTGAGACCTACTTGATCCATCTTCATGAACATGACTACTCGATTCAAAACCTGACGACGGATACATGGGCGCTCGCGTGGATATACTTCCAGCCCGTTTCTCCCCATCCCCCCCTGAAGGAACATCAGTGTATTCCAGACATCCTGTTCGTCGAACAGCTCCTCTATCGCCTGACACAGTCTTTCAAAGAGAAAGAGAAATCCGTTACGCAGTCTTGGTTCAGTGCTCTCCTGGATTTACTTTCTACGCCCTCAAAGGCTAAAATTTCCTTATTTGAAAATGACCAATATCATGCCCGGCGCATGAACCAACTGATCCGTAAGGTCAGAGCGAAACCACAGAATCGCTGGTCTATCAAGGAAATGGCTCATATCGTTGGCATGAGTCCAACCCATTTTACGCGTGTTTTCACGCGTCAGATTGGCCAATCGCCCGGAAGATTTCTCATTGAAACCCGATTGGAAATGGCGAGGTCATTTCTCGAAATAAGCACGATGCCTGTTGCCGAAATAGCGGCGAAACTAGGCTACCACGATGCATTTGCCTTCAGTCATCAGTTTAAAAAGTATCAAGGAGTGAGCCCGAAAGCATGGCGGGATAAGTCTTCTGGATAA